A stretch of DNA from Amphiprion ocellaris isolate individual 3 ecotype Okinawa chromosome 18, ASM2253959v1, whole genome shotgun sequence:
TCAGCTATGGTTATCATTACAATTTCAGGTGAGAAATGTGAGAGTTATATGAGTATtaccatgtttttttctttaaccacACTGCAGTATGCATAAAGGAACCACCATCTACTACCGGTGCATGCCAAAACACAGTTCTCTACACAAAGATGTCTACACAGAGCACTTGACTGATTTGACACCAGCATGTGTACATACCAGTGTTTTGTCTGGGTCAAAAAGATTACAATAAGCTCTCCAGAAACTCCTAAAGCATAATGTAAACTGCTTTTGATGTGTGTGGTGAGGAACTCTAACAGGAATGTGTATGGAAGTGTACATGTGTAATATGTCCTCTATATTTATAGTGAGATCGACAGCTTGTTCAGCTAGGAAGTAGGTTGTCAGGATATGAGTTACACATtaatgtctttcaaacccactgtGCTTAACATTACAAGCCATGGAGACTGGAGATGGACCATCCCTATAATAATAAACAGTATAGTCTAATGCACAGTGGCAGTCCTGCAATAATTTTAACTCATAATGTTTGGATTTTATTAACCGTCAAACACGAACTAGGTCAAATTGGTAATTTAAAAGCCATAATTAGAGGTTATAGTGTTCCAGGATTGGGTCAGTGCATTGACAAGTGCTTTAAATATGACATCCCTAATGTTAAAATTCAATAATTTAGGTATATGGCCACCAAAAAGGACCACCGCAGGGTTATCAAACATATACCTGAATGTACTAATGCTGTCTTGGATTGCATTTGATTACACATGTGTATATAACAAGCTTAACTACACACTGACCTCATCTTAAACATTCCATCAGCCTGACAATCCCATCTGTCAGCTCTGCATGGTCATTGTTGGGTACACACAGGATGTTGACGGGCTGCAGATAAAGTCAGATTAAGTCTGGCTGCTGATAACTTTGCCCATAATATCCTGCCTATTTctcaagtgtgtgtgttgctgtagGTAAAGAGGACGGATGTGCCAGAGGAACCTTGTGCAAAGCTGTGTGTTTCCCTGAGACAGAGATAGAATTGTGTGCAGGATGGAGCCTCTGTTTAAGAGgagtctgtgtgtctgtgatacAGATCTGCAGAGCTGACATGCAGCGGCTGTCTGAGAAGCCCTGGACTGATAAACATCACCAGAGGCTATTGATGCTCTTATTTGTGCACCCACCGGTACGTCCTGCCGACAAGAGATTTCATTACTGCCAGGAGGGTGCAGCTCAGAGCATGCATGCTTGTAGAGGGAAGCAGCCGGGCATGTCGacatataaaacacacagacagacgcaCGCATGTGCAGTGCACACACCTGTCTCAGAATTGGCTGCCTCTTCACAAGCATTCTTCTGGATCCCTCCACCCTCCATCAGTCTGTCTTTCTACTTTCTGTCTGCCAGCGAACACCTTTTCTGCTCCGTCTCCACTGAAACTGCGGTTTCAGCTAAATGGAAATAGCTGTACTGATCAACCTGTGTAGGCTTGGGGAAGGAAAATCTTCAACAGTCCGATATGCTCCAGTTTTAATGTCTCTCACACTTCTGAGCTGAATCAGGTGTTTAACCTTAAGGATATCAATTCTCCTTTTCAgatatcaaattaaaaatatatgtacacATCGGGACATTCCCAAAAAATACACCCTCTTCAGTTAATAAAAGGAAGGCCTAAGCCACGGATGCGGCATCTGTTTTGAATCGGTTCTTGGGTTGGAAAGTGTCTCCACTCTGCAGTCTATAATTAGAAAGGAGTGCTACTTTTTGGACGAACTTCATAGAAAACCCAGAGCTCTCCTAACCTGTACTTGGAGTGACTGTGTCACTTTGAGAAACATCCTgacagtttaaaatgtttcaggGTGACTCACCTGAAACAGCTACCTTTAGAACAACGGGAGAATGaatgtggaaattttttttcctccctagTGTGACGACGGTCTGGTTAAAAACCACAACTAACTATAATTCATAAGGAACTGGCATGCACTGAAGCTTTGgaatgtgacaagagcaaactggaaaccacaaacacagaggATGTATGGCCTCAGTCCTTACTTTAAACAGATGAATACAGCATGAATTCAATTATAAACCCAATCTTAAGTATTACATCAACTTTAGGGGGGGGATCATCTTCACGTAGTCAGTCTGGATCAACCTGCATATAGATGTAATACCCCACTTTAAGATGGTGAACGAAAACAAATATCCAAAGACAGTGATTCTCCTGAAACAGGTCTTAAATGTGTTCGTTTGCCTTGTAGCTTACCTTGTAGTTAGTTGTCAACATCTGGCCACTCTTAGGTGTGTCAAGGGTCAAAGCAGGTTTAAAATGTGGCCAAAGGTTGTGACCCTGACATGCAACAGTAGCCTTAGTTTACTTAAGAAGCCAAACTTGCAGCTTGCTTAAGTAGTAAATGAAAGaagtaaatcatttttttaaaagtatttttgctGTTCTGGTTGGTGTAGATTTGTAAATATGACACCTTAATTACTTTATCTATGGTAGAAGACACTGGCTTGCTTTAACATTTCTAACAGTATGGATACTTAAACGAACTCTACTTCAACTTGTTTTAACTTTACTTCAATGCGCGACCTGCCATCACCAGGTGACCAAAACAAGCGCACTGCAGCTTTGGCATCACAAGCGACAAAATCTATTCTTACCCTGCGCCGATCGTCATCCGCGAAATCCAGGTGCGTCTTTCCACAAAGCTCGGTCTCCCTGCACCGCTTTGTCTCCGCACAGGTCGGATGTGATGAGGCTGCTGGCTGCGGGCAGAGGGAGAGCAGCGACCCCACCTACTCGCCATGCCCACCTCTGATGTACCTGCACCGGTGGGCTCCAATTTGTCCTCCTCTCATCACGCACAGGTCAAGCACGAAGACGGGGAGTGTCCGAGAGCCATAATCGTCTCTCATTGGTAAATCCTTCATCTCCATCAAGCGCTAATACACACCACTAGGGAATAGTGAAATGCAGGTGTTGTGCCAAAAAGCGATCCTCTGCCAAAAACTGATGCTCGTTCATTTTCCAAACATCtacagatgcttttatttggaTCTTAACATGGAATTACGCAAAGCTGCAGCTATTAATTGTTCCGTTGTAAATGAATTGACAACTATTCTGATATTCCATTAATTGGCTCGACTGATTCTAAGGAAAAATGTCTAACTTTTCTGACTCCAGcatattaaatgtgaatattttctggtttctttactcccCTATGGTAATAAATAGAATATCTTTAGGATGTGGACAAATCAAGACATTTGCGGATGTTTTTCTAAGCTTTGAGAAACagtaattgacatttttcaccaatttctgtcattttctaaaccaaaaaaaataaaaaaattctgttgatccagaaaataatcaacagattaatcagcaatggaaataatgattatttgcaGCCCTAAGTTATATTCTATAATATAAATTGTTTCTGATGTGTTTGGTATGATAAAATGTTTCGACCGCAATTAACATGCGTTGTGGGTGGGTTTTACAAATAAGACATTTTTTGCAATTATTCTCCAagttaaaatctttaaattatgACCATGTATGAAATCcagtcattttgatgaattcATAACTTTTCAGGTACAATACAGAAGCTGCAGTTACTTGTTGGCCAATGAAAAATCAGCACTACATGAGTTGTACTACCCCTTAAAAGCAGTTTTGGCTGGTAAAAGGGCCTGGATTGGTTGATGTAGTAGTAATGAATACTGCAGACTGCAATTACTTTTTAGCACAACACAGGTATTGGGTTAGAAAATTTCACTTTAGATTCATCTGCTTTGGATAGAAAGCTAAAGAAACGGAAAGTctaattaaataaacaacactgtaataactttgtcttttttgcagACATCTTTTATGTAAAAAATTGAAACAAACTGTCAAACATAAATCCACCAAACTGGACATTCTACCTGAACAGGTGATGAGGACTGAAAGAAGGAACAGATGGAACACTTACaggacacacatacacacttttgATAATTGAGGATGAACATTCCTGCTCacttaaacagaaatgtagGTAAGtgtattcagtattttttttttccttttcagaaaaactccagaaatgttaaaaactaaaaatgactgGAATTTAAGCACAggttaaaaacataaaagttcTGAAAGAAGTGCaccaaagggacacaaaataaaaagttgAATGTAATCTTCTTAAATTCGGAGAAAAACTCAATTATAAGCAGGATGGCAGTTTCTGGAGACCACAATCAGAATTAACCAGTTTTAGAGAAATGGTTCACAAACAACAACTTTGATTTTAACAAGATGGCGAACAACACGATCAAGTTACGTACTAAAGGTTATTtcttctgtccaacaagctgtTTGATTAGAGAAAGCTGCATTTCCATCAGCTGTTCCAGATGATCAATCTGTGGAAgacgagagaaaaaaaaaagatgttctgTAGCAGCCAGCAATGAAATGaagttctaaaaatgtgataattGTACTTAACCTGTACAAACATGGCTTAACAGGCAATAATGCAGTAACTTGTCAAATAATCTAATAAAATGTCCTTAATATCACATTATTGGGTGCTACATCTCCATTTGCATCTAATTTCAGAATTAaagatgaaattaaacattagtATCACATAATATATAGAcacaataatattttattttcaaaataaagtaacAATGTCAGTCTTTATaaaattttggggaaaaaaaagctttgcaaAGCTGTCAAATGTGCTCTGACCTTCGTCTTCAAGCTCAGACAGCAACAGCCAGAGGTCTGGGGATCTGGTGATAAGATAGAGAGCCAAATGAATATAAAACCACCTTAAAAAGCCACATATTGATCCAAATACACTGATTAAGATCAGCTCTTAGTTTATCTTAAATACCATTAAATCAAGGTTTGCAGTAAATACTTGCATCCCTTCTTTCAAGTAACTTATACTGAGATAAATACACAAAGTAACATGACTCACaccataaaatatcacaaaatattAGTTCTATAATTTACTGAGCTTGCTCCATCCTACTTTAATGGTAAAAAAGCATTACTTAACATGCATAATGGTAAAAACTAGCAAATAAACTGTTCAGTCACAGCAAAATTTTGACTTGACCAACCATTGACTGAAGTACTTTTCTGCTGAAGGTTCAGGTCTGTTGGCTCTGAGGTCTGACTGGGTCCAGTGGTTTTAACTGGCCCAGTACTACTTTCCTGCTCTTTCTGCGTTTCAAGTGCTTCCTTGGGCTCAGGGCAGTCGGGTGTAGCTGTGGTGCTGACAGATGTACTGCTGTCAGCTTTGTCGGTCTTCTGGGAGGCAGCTGGACACGGCTTGTTCTTGGTGTGAGAATGTAATGCATCTAAGATCATGGTGGTGAGTTCCCCGCCCTTCTCAGTAGGTGTAACATGGAGCACGTTAGCAGAACCATCGAAGGAGTGAACAGTGGCAATCACATCACCCAACAGTGTGGTTTGAAACatctgctgtattttctttGGCCACTCAGGTGGAAAGTGCTCCTTACCTATTAACGGAGGAGACGGAGCAGAAGGGTGTATGAGGAAGCAAAATGCTACAGGCCAGAGAAGTTACAAAGAACACTTGTATTCAAGtctgaaatgattaaaatccCTTTAGCTTTACCAGCGAGGGTGCAGCGAGTGATCTGaaaggggagctgcagcaggtgcATGGGGACTGGCAAGATTCGGGAGAATGGCACCTTCTCACTGTTACCGTAGTCTGCATAGATGACACTCATGTCATTCTCACCGACTTCCAGGACCACTGCACGGTACCAGTTATTGTCTGCCGGGAAAAACAAGAGGTACAATGTTAAACTCGACTCTATAATTTTGTATTGTTGTATAGCATTCAAACTAAACATTTGACCACGAAAAGAATTTTCACACCATCTTGGAGGAAATGTCTAATGCCAAAAACACGCAAAAATAaattccttattttttgaacttcaaaacaaaaaaaaagtcataaaccCCATATTTAAATGGTAACAAAGACAATTCTACCTATACAGCTGCTCTACAGACAGCACTGAAAACTCCATTAAAACAGACCCTGTTGTTAGCTGGACTGAGGAATGTATGCCAGGCTATAGTCACCTACCTGTATACTGTGTTTAAGAAGCTCCTACGCTCGACTacgcacacacactgtaatTATATCTACTAGCAGACATGGAATTACCAGCTTAGGTCTGCATGGGCAAGAACTGCAGGTGGGGTCTCGAGAACTCTCAGagagcaaacaaaaaactaagagAAATGAGAGAAAGGCAGATTGTGTGAGTGGACTAGCTCAGTGATGGATAGGCTGGTCTGTCTCTTACATTTAATCATTAAACAGTGTGAGGGAATGATATTGCCCGAGTGACGGGGCTTTCCCCTGCTGACATTATGTATTAACTCTGATGTAATTTCTACATAACCCTTGATGCGATGTGAAAATTGTTCCACCTCATAGCACTCAActacatttttatgtcaaataaaATTTCTCCACAGGGACTACACTGCTTAAGGATACTGTCAGCTATTAAGCATGAGTACATTTACTGTtccttttattactttttaccAAGTGTGTCGGATCTCGTGAGAGTTTAGCCATTGCAAACACTGAACCTGAAATACTCACTTTCTGTCAATAGTACTGTCAGAACTAAAGCCACAATCAAATGTGAGGGGATATGTGATCAGTGACCAAGGACAAGACTAACATGCATTTTGCACTCAATTCTACAGGCCCAATtatttaataatgtaataacaCACATGAATTGAAATTGATATATTtattaaatgatcatttttttcctcaccaGAGAACTGGGCACAGCAGGCAGCCCCTGGAGCTGGTCTGCTCTTTACAACTGAGGATAAAGTGGCCTGGTTGTTGCTGCAATAGGTATGCAGCTCCATCATCACCTGCTGAAGCTTTTGCTGGTCTgcttcacaaaaaaacacacatgcagcagatACAACAGCCAACCATAGCAACTTATGGTCATGTATGTGTATTTTATGAGACACAGAACAATAAGCTCACCCTGGGTGGGACAGAGTAGGTAAAAGAGGGAAGGACTAATAACAGCTGCAACGTAAGGCTGAAAGGGCTCGTTGAGAGGCAACTCCACTGTCTTCCAATCCACTGGGAAAGATGGGACTGAAACCAGACCACAACATatcaaatcagatttttaagatTACCAAACACAGCATTTCATCTTGAGGACATCAACCACTCTTGCTGACCTTCTGCTGGCGCTGCAGTCTGCCGTTCAGTTATCTCTTTGGAACTGGCGTCTGTCTGTAATTGGTGgtgctcatttttcttcacgCTCTCTTGTTTGTTTCCAGAGagtgtctctgtttgtgtctctttggcaGCCTCTCCAGGAACTTTGGCTAGATGCTCAGAAATTAGGGCAGCCGCCACGTTCTGCCCTCTGCTCTCCAACTCCACACCATAACCCTGCTCAGTGACAGAAAGGACACGTGCAGAGAGCTGCTTGGCCTCCACCTGAGTCTGGAACCACAGCAGGGCTTCACTGCTCCACTCTGATCCTTGGGGCTCCACACCTGAATTCAAACATACACAATTCAATAGAAACCTAATGCACCCTTTTTATTCAACATTGGGAATCCTCAAACTGTTAATTCTTTCATTACTCAAATCTGTGAAGAATTCTTGTCTCATTATCACAGTTCTAGTTAAGAAATTCTTTCAGAGTATCAGTTGTCTGCCAAATATGTCACAACAAACCCAATTCTCACATGGCCTTTAACACTGTAGATGAGCTTTTccaaattattaaaaactgattCATATTTCCAGGTGACAAGAAAGCCccaacaaagaaaaagacataattatgagatacacTTTTGGTTAGTAAACTGATGTTTTCTCCCTCATACATTCACACTACCTGTAAGCCAGCAGTGAACCGCCTGGAAGGGTAGTGTCAGGAGTTGGGGTGTGATGGACCGAAGGTTACCCTTTTCAACTGTCATGCTGTAGCCATAGTCCACAAAGTTCACAGCCACCTTGTCTTCACACAGTCCTTTTACCATAGCCCGATACCACGCTCCATCACCTGGGGAGCAAACAGTAAATTATGTACAACTAAACATCccaagacattaaaaaaaaaaaaaaaaaaagatcaatcTAAATGGCATTACAAATCAGGTCAAAGATGTCTGTGAGCAACCAACGTTAAATGGCAGTGTACTTGACGGACTATGGTCTCACCAGGAAATATGGTGCAACAGGGCTGTCCCACTTTGGGCACAAAAGGCAAGGTATCAGCCTCGCAATGCTGCTTTAACTCAGCCCCCAGGTTTATCAGCTGCTGATGgtctgacaaacacaaaaacagattaaatacaCTGTCAAGGTGGCACAAATAATGTCAAATCAAAAGTATCAAAATTTAAAAACGATGGCCTCTTATATCTGTTATTTCCTTGATAGAATTTGATATAAAAACTACTGCAACAGTGCCAGGCAGTGTTTGATCTAGAGAATATctaaaaatttgttaaaaatacagcatcacTGATGATCAAGAGCAACGCATCCAGTAACACAAAGTGATCATCCTTTGAAATTTTATGTtcattaagcaaaaaaaaaagataaaaacactcAACAGAAAGAGAATATTTATCATAATTGAGATTATTCTGTCAAAAATCAATAATGATAGCTCTCTAGTCTAAGGAAACAATACCTGCAGGATTGGCTATTTGGCAGTAAAAGTCTCCGGGGTTCTCCACAACACTGGCTAGTAGCGCCACTGTCTGGCCATCACAGGGAAGCTCAATACTAGACCAAACTAGAGGCTCAGTAACTGGTGGAGAAACTAAAAAGCACATTATAACACAGAAATATGAATCATAAATAGGCAAACAGGTCATCCTAAGTTCAATCAGATTTTGTACTTGATAACCAAGTTACAAAGCTTTCAGGAAAGCAGTAGCTGAAGCACACATATTTATGAATAAACTGACTATGGAAGGCAAATTTATGACATGACGGCCACGACGGATTTAAATTCCATTCTAGCAAATCAACATTGGTCTAGTGACTGATGTTCTGTAAAATCTTGAGGAGATAGAATCAGTCAGTGACACTATTTAGAGATCTCTCTCAAAAAATGCATAATACTTGCTCCAATCTGatcattattttttagattctgatgatgttttcacCTGTTTTACACATTACTTGTATATAATACTAGAATATTACATTTACACAGACATTTAATGCTTCCTTGTTCAAACTgcaataatgtccacattttgagATTTATTTCAGACAATTCCCACCATTTGGTTCTGCAGAAGTAGTTGTCTCATCAGCCTGCTGGTCACTGCTGGCAGTAGCAGGAGCAgtaccaggaccaggaccagtaCCAGTACCAGGAACAGGACCAGTACCAGGAACAGGAGCAGGAACAGTACCAGTACCAGTACCAGGAACAGGAGCAGGAACAGGAGCAGGAAcaggagcaggagcaggagCAGGAACAGGAGCAGGAACAGTACCAGTACCAGGAACAGGAGCAGGAGCAGGAACAGGAGCAGGAACAGGAACAGGAGC
This window harbors:
- the tdrd1 gene encoding tudor domain-containing protein 1, with protein sequence MNRSFSPNLVRPNQPLRKPSSSPVAAFTASPPRHLSISRGTPVRPASGAIGDGLVNSPNIKDNSALLGSVPPALTVHFCNYCGQQGNFRCTRCKKMPYCSVVCQTEDWKAHRHVCKSVDAQLANEKPKEITASPVSRDRANLVELKHNDSSSSQRVYLKDLHTNKINKGGDFQACVVEFYSPGRFFLVAQNPEMLKALQSIAKELQKAYSSPSVMTYVPCVGEVCAVQFSCDLNWYRGLVQTLTEDQKMAYILYIDFGNEENVPVDRIRPLAANIQPFCPCAMECRIAGVVPVVSKWSGESCIATSQLIVGKTVTVRLVETQEDGRIHAVDILLSMGKRLSTFLIEHGYAQEEMVIAPTEQDINALVSASLANFRRLSLGKDDNTWAEPPEPLTQAVGDKLSVVITHFQSPDEFIVQKVENAGVIQDLQLKLREHCSQVAAPHNFRPAPGTVCCAQFSEDKQWYRAKVMAYSSEERVCVGYLDFGNSEEVDLGHLRRISTSLLALPMQAMPCGLAGVRPVAERWSEDCLVALQRRVSNRILRIEIQGAHEGKALVAMIDEASDPQANVAELLISAGYAAPAPAPVPAPAPVPVPAPVPAPAPVPGTGTVPAPVPAPAPAPVPAPVPAPVPGTGTGTVPAPVPGTGPVPGTGTGPGPGTAPATASSDQQADETTTSAEPNVSPPVTEPLVWSSIELPCDGQTVALLASVVENPGDFYCQIANPADHQQLINLGAELKQHCEADTLPFVPKVGQPCCTIFPGDGAWYRAMVKGLCEDKVAVNFVDYGYSMTVEKGNLRSITPQLLTLPFQAVHCWLTGVEPQGSEWSSEALLWFQTQVEAKQLSARVLSVTEQGYGVELESRGQNVAAALISEHLAKVPGEAAKETQTETLSGNKQESVKKNEHHQLQTDASSKEITERQTAAPAEVPSFPVDWKTVELPLNEPFQPYVAAVISPSLFYLLCPTQDQQKLQQVMMELHTYCSNNQATLSSVVKSRPAPGAACCAQFSDNNWYRAVVLEVGENDMSVIYADYGNSEKVPFSRILPVPMHLLQLPFQITRCTLAGKEHFPPEWPKKIQQMFQTTLLGDVIATVHSFDGSANVLHVTPTEKGGELTTMILDALHSHTKNKPCPAASQKTDKADSSTSVSTTATPDCPEPKEALETQKEQESSTGPVKTTGPSQTSEPTDLNLQQKSTSVNDPQTSGCCCLSLKTKIDHLEQLMEMQLSLIKQLVGQKK